A single region of the Pueribacillus theae genome encodes:
- a CDS encoding TIGR02680 family protein, with protein MRWKMERAGIFNFWYYDDQEFYFSDGRLILRGSNGSGKSVTMQSFIPLVLDGDKRPWRLDPFGSRDRRIEYYLLGETDSGIHDRTGYLYLEFRHAESGKTLTIGIGMRARKGISGLGFWGFVLQDGRRIGKDFFLYDYDHYRKYGEKIPLHRDKLIAQIGVGGKLVREQAAYRKLVNQVLFGFDDEESYQELLDLLIQLRSPKLSKDFKPSTIYNILTDALPPLKEEELRPLSDVLEDMDQINDTLDELMIHRKEIERLNDGYAKYNEYLFYEASSQLRRRQKEFENKKNDIDAIRQELAEYTQNVVDLQEQKEQATEKENELTTEIELLEQHEAIEKHKELEQAKNERQEITMQINNTKQRIAEVKARLEKNKIEQEETEKQAQRQEKLSTECMEDMEVIARDAEFTEHDLYHRQFEQQHHLEEGNWQAWKTDVANHGKRLQEALVLSQKEERAKERVQEAEAAMSEAREERDERERLLRQAEKQLQDTMSDYEDRFYQWFQSLKTLPLAEQTWRDLLHLLSGYPNVSYPEIKQPAINIYEETKEKWQVQMTQIQHQQGLLQEEKSALEEELYLWDTKKDPEPERRSSRESYRQKRKENQEGAGSSLDAGAPLYACCDFKQNLSDEEKARLESVLEYTGLLDAWIGPTQIVTEGSVWHEDIEEFMILPEPVSAKNDIGTLADVLQPELSDDMMISEEEVWNVLRTIRFEREHLKDERLEAKSDSNRTGSWVNHQGQFQLGALFGQVEVKPKAQLIGKNAREKMRMEMIEHLRNQIVEVEAKIQENGQKQQEIRLITEQLKEEIENIPSEEELLHAERTRRDARLDLEQAQKHLEKMDQQYRSHLGQWRQLQQDFKVYTDRWSRLKNRSLIEQAIADMQAYHMSLGELRSAVQILFTHKQRLNRLLEDIEACEEQQEREEEQHTEWKRKQRETEHKIETLTRLLDELGILNIYERLEEVKQQRNETSQLVQRLDANIRDVEIKKAKYEERVNIMKREFGEIETLRNQAVQYWQAEWERKLLTDWEDEWKRDNLDISVMLMLAKKAEQRYQKKYQTKPRDKAVNELLDMFNEVKNMLLDYVLESHYDEQHQRWLIHSVRDRQHPLSPGKLLEELILLEEEQKQLMDEKDRELYEQIILHSVGKAIRHKIYRAEQWVKQMNRLMDERKTSSGLKLSLKWEPRPPRNETELDVDKLVTLLRKDPELLRDDEVAQMVDHFRSRIRLAKSEADEKESLRKWIADFLDYRQWFDFVLYYKKGEQNRRVLTDSRFNVLSGGEKAMSMYIPLFAATYSRYNDSNPDSPKIISLDEAFAGVDEENIRDLFQLLTDMDFDYMMTSQVLWGCFDTVPNLSIYEIIRPKDVDFVTLLRYHWNGYRREMVLDEPLSDEPKRDLTYHDEEKDRNEAPKQASDQITLGLFSGDN; from the coding sequence ATGAGATGGAAGATGGAACGGGCTGGGATTTTTAACTTTTGGTATTATGACGATCAGGAATTTTATTTTTCGGATGGACGGTTGATCTTGCGCGGTTCGAACGGTTCCGGTAAATCGGTGACAATGCAAAGCTTCATCCCTTTAGTCCTGGATGGGGATAAGCGTCCATGGCGCTTGGATCCGTTTGGGTCACGCGACCGCCGGATTGAATATTATTTGCTTGGAGAGACAGATAGTGGAATCCATGACCGTACGGGATATCTCTACTTGGAGTTCCGTCATGCTGAAAGTGGGAAAACGTTAACGATCGGGATCGGCATGCGTGCAAGAAAAGGAATTTCTGGTCTCGGTTTTTGGGGATTTGTGCTTCAGGACGGACGCCGCATCGGGAAAGACTTCTTTCTGTATGATTACGATCATTACCGGAAGTACGGTGAGAAAATTCCGTTGCATCGTGACAAACTGATTGCACAGATTGGGGTGGGCGGCAAGCTAGTTCGTGAACAAGCAGCTTATCGCAAGTTAGTCAATCAAGTCTTATTTGGCTTTGATGACGAAGAAAGCTATCAAGAATTGTTAGATTTGTTAATTCAATTGCGCAGCCCGAAGCTTTCCAAGGATTTTAAGCCATCCACGATTTACAATATTTTGACGGATGCACTTCCACCGTTAAAAGAGGAAGAGCTTCGCCCGCTATCCGATGTTTTGGAAGATATGGATCAAATCAATGATACGCTTGATGAACTAATGATTCATCGCAAGGAAATCGAGCGTCTGAATGATGGATACGCGAAATACAACGAATATCTTTTCTATGAAGCATCCAGTCAATTGAGGAGACGGCAAAAGGAATTTGAGAATAAGAAAAACGACATCGATGCTATTCGTCAAGAGCTGGCGGAATATACACAGAATGTAGTCGATTTACAAGAACAGAAAGAGCAAGCGACGGAAAAAGAAAATGAGCTGACGACAGAAATCGAATTGCTTGAACAGCATGAAGCCATCGAAAAACATAAAGAGCTTGAACAAGCAAAAAATGAACGGCAAGAAATTACCATGCAGATTAACAATACGAAGCAGCGCATTGCGGAAGTGAAAGCACGGCTTGAGAAGAACAAAATCGAACAAGAAGAGACCGAAAAACAGGCGCAACGTCAAGAAAAATTGTCCACAGAATGTATGGAGGACATGGAGGTAATTGCACGAGACGCTGAATTCACGGAACATGATTTGTATCATCGTCAGTTCGAGCAACAGCATCACCTCGAAGAAGGAAATTGGCAAGCCTGGAAAACGGATGTTGCAAATCACGGGAAACGTTTGCAAGAAGCGCTTGTGCTTTCACAAAAAGAAGAACGGGCGAAAGAACGAGTTCAAGAGGCAGAAGCGGCCATGAGCGAAGCAAGGGAAGAAAGGGATGAACGGGAAAGGCTACTCCGTCAGGCAGAAAAACAACTGCAAGACACGATGAGCGATTACGAAGACCGTTTTTATCAATGGTTTCAATCGCTGAAAACTTTGCCGTTAGCGGAACAAACATGGCGTGATCTGCTGCATTTACTGTCCGGATATCCCAACGTTTCTTATCCTGAAATCAAGCAGCCAGCGATTAACATTTACGAAGAGACAAAAGAAAAATGGCAAGTGCAAATGACCCAAATTCAGCATCAGCAAGGTTTGTTACAAGAGGAAAAAAGCGCCCTCGAAGAAGAGCTTTACCTATGGGATACGAAAAAAGATCCGGAACCTGAACGACGGTCAAGCAGAGAAAGCTATCGTCAAAAACGGAAAGAGAATCAGGAAGGAGCAGGGTCTTCTCTAGATGCCGGAGCGCCGTTATATGCTTGTTGTGATTTTAAACAGAATTTATCTGATGAAGAAAAAGCCCGTCTGGAGAGCGTGTTGGAATATACAGGTTTGCTGGACGCTTGGATTGGCCCAACACAAATCGTAACGGAAGGCTCCGTTTGGCATGAAGACATCGAAGAATTTATGATTCTTCCTGAACCTGTTAGTGCAAAAAATGATATTGGAACGCTTGCTGACGTGTTGCAGCCGGAACTATCTGATGACATGATGATTAGCGAAGAAGAAGTCTGGAATGTTTTGCGAACGATCCGTTTTGAACGGGAACATCTAAAAGATGAACGATTGGAAGCAAAATCGGATTCAAACCGTACTGGTTCGTGGGTGAATCATCAAGGACAGTTCCAACTTGGTGCTCTTTTTGGTCAAGTTGAAGTGAAACCGAAAGCACAGCTAATCGGTAAAAATGCTCGTGAGAAAATGCGAATGGAAATGATCGAACACTTGAGAAATCAAATCGTTGAAGTGGAAGCAAAAATCCAGGAAAACGGTCAGAAACAACAAGAAATTCGCTTGATCACCGAGCAGCTTAAAGAGGAAATTGAAAACATTCCCTCTGAAGAGGAATTGTTGCATGCTGAAAGAACCCGAAGAGATGCCAGACTTGATTTAGAACAGGCACAGAAGCATCTTGAAAAAATGGATCAGCAATATCGCTCGCATCTTGGGCAATGGCGCCAATTACAGCAAGATTTTAAAGTGTATACAGATCGTTGGTCACGATTGAAAAACCGATCATTGATTGAACAAGCAATAGCGGATATGCAAGCCTATCATATGAGTTTAGGAGAATTACGCTCCGCCGTGCAAATTTTGTTCACTCACAAACAACGACTGAACCGGTTGTTAGAAGATATCGAGGCATGTGAAGAGCAGCAGGAAAGGGAGGAAGAACAACATACAGAGTGGAAACGCAAGCAACGCGAAACGGAACACAAAATAGAAACGTTAACCCGCCTTCTGGATGAATTAGGCATTCTCAACATTTATGAGCGCTTGGAAGAGGTTAAGCAGCAGCGTAACGAAACGTCTCAACTTGTTCAACGATTGGATGCCAATATACGAGACGTTGAAATTAAAAAAGCAAAATATGAAGAACGCGTCAATATCATGAAGCGGGAATTTGGCGAAATTGAAACATTACGGAATCAAGCGGTTCAATACTGGCAAGCAGAGTGGGAACGAAAACTGCTAACAGACTGGGAAGATGAGTGGAAGCGGGACAACTTGGACATAAGTGTTATGCTAATGTTAGCCAAAAAGGCTGAGCAACGGTACCAAAAGAAATATCAAACAAAGCCACGTGATAAAGCAGTGAATGAATTGCTCGATATGTTTAATGAAGTGAAAAACATGTTGCTTGACTACGTACTGGAATCACATTATGACGAACAGCATCAACGTTGGCTCATCCATTCTGTAAGAGACAGGCAACATCCTCTTTCTCCAGGTAAATTACTGGAAGAATTAATCTTGCTCGAAGAAGAGCAAAAGCAATTAATGGATGAAAAAGACCGTGAACTGTATGAACAAATTATTTTGCACAGTGTAGGCAAAGCGATTCGACATAAAATATACCGTGCCGAGCAGTGGGTCAAGCAGATGAACCGTTTGATGGATGAACGGAAAACGTCCAGCGGACTGAAGCTGTCTCTTAAATGGGAACCAAGACCACCAAGAAACGAAACTGAATTGGACGTGGACAAGCTCGTAACCTTGTTACGCAAAGATCCCGAACTGCTCCGCGACGACGAAGTGGCGCAAATGGTCGATCATTTCCGCTCACGCATTCGTTTGGCAAAATCGGAAGCGGATGAGAAAGAGAGCTTACGAAAATGGATTGCCGATTTTCTCGATTACAGACAATGGTTTGATTTTGTTCTTTATTATAAAAAAGGTGAGCAAAACCGGCGTGTGTTGACCGATTCACGGTTTAACGTGTTAAGCGGTGGGGAAAAGGCGATGTCAATGTATATCCCGTTGTTTGCCGCCACGTACTCACGCTATAACGATTCGAATCCGGATTCACCAAAAATTATTTCTTTGGATGAAGCTTTTGCCGGGGTAGATGAAGAGAACATACGTGATTTATTTCAACTATTAACGGATATGGACTTTGATTACATGATGACGAGCCAAGTATTATGGGGCTGTTTTGATACCGTACCGAACCTTTCGATTTATGAAATCATCCGGCCGAAAGATGTCGACTTCGTAACATTGCTTCGTTATCATTGGAACGGATATCGAAGGGAAATGGTTTTGGACGAACCCCTTTCTGATGAGCCCAAACGAGACTTAACGTATCATGATGAAGAAAAAGACCGCAATGAAGCACCAAAGCAAGCGTCGGATCAAATCACACTTGGTTTGTTTAGCGGGGATAACTAG
- a CDS encoding TIGR02679 domain-containing protein, giving the protein MTGTERLEEAKQYFSHLAYQRLFRQAKKKYESLGRIGGQIRLSSLSEDEKEALSGLLVRGLYHQKSVTVTLTDLNEKLLATRFSIDLLTLLTALFAEEIKPKSVKKQEEEVLWDSFIAFLQSYAQHSIILDWLAYARTGKDASYRMLRERFEELKPDLQKHQWQTNPLSSSCVEIVQVVKGLNDLPILSENRLRTGTPLPIFAATLTGDAHFFDRDRFSGRLFYYGILFINRSQTEHQEEIENSIFSRKQYQSVGLALDDLSSQVLILGVTCNSGEQQEYSYAITLRMLKKIIPRWRMKAGDIEQKSKNENNWLQAVLSTKKVFISENPSICSMILDQLSDAPIGKMIPPIICTSGQPSHAALELLDFFGDQGVHMYYSGDLDVKGLTIAYMLHERYRDYWHPWGMTRQAVAWWRKNRGIYRDEGKQNKRYGLSFSNDEIRALKNMKLAWDEQLIEMLLANEQGSRYPIKIFQEMLISLLWEEFESHSSL; this is encoded by the coding sequence ATGACGGGAACGGAACGATTAGAAGAGGCAAAACAATATTTTTCACATCTAGCGTATCAGCGGTTGTTTCGGCAAGCAAAAAAGAAATACGAATCACTTGGGCGGATCGGGGGACAGATTCGCCTTTCTTCTCTTTCGGAAGATGAAAAAGAAGCGTTAAGCGGTTTATTGGTGAGAGGCCTTTACCATCAAAAGTCCGTGACGGTGACACTAACAGATTTAAACGAAAAATTATTGGCTACACGTTTTTCAATTGATTTGCTTACATTATTGACCGCTCTTTTTGCAGAAGAAATCAAGCCGAAATCGGTAAAGAAGCAAGAAGAAGAAGTTTTATGGGACTCGTTTATTGCGTTTTTACAATCGTACGCACAGCATTCGATCATACTGGATTGGTTGGCTTACGCCCGAACAGGCAAAGACGCCAGCTATCGGATGCTTAGAGAACGTTTTGAGGAGCTTAAACCGGATCTGCAAAAGCATCAATGGCAAACCAATCCATTATCTTCTAGTTGTGTTGAAATTGTACAAGTCGTTAAAGGATTGAACGACTTGCCGATTTTAAGCGAAAATCGATTGAGAACAGGTACTCCCCTTCCGATATTTGCTGCGACATTGACAGGAGACGCTCACTTTTTTGATCGAGATCGTTTTTCAGGCAGGCTATTTTACTATGGGATTTTGTTTATTAACCGCAGCCAAACTGAACATCAAGAGGAAATTGAAAATTCAATTTTTAGTCGAAAGCAATACCAGAGTGTCGGGCTTGCGCTAGATGACCTATCCTCGCAAGTGTTGATTTTGGGTGTGACCTGCAATAGCGGTGAACAACAAGAGTATAGCTACGCGATAACTCTTCGGATGCTCAAGAAAATCATTCCACGGTGGAGGATGAAAGCAGGAGACATCGAACAGAAGTCTAAAAACGAGAACAATTGGTTGCAAGCAGTTCTCAGTACAAAAAAAGTTTTCATTAGCGAAAATCCTTCGATTTGTTCAATGATATTGGATCAATTAAGTGATGCTCCAATTGGGAAAATGATTCCTCCAATTATTTGTACAAGCGGTCAACCAAGTCATGCAGCGCTTGAGTTGCTAGATTTTTTCGGAGATCAAGGTGTGCACATGTATTACAGCGGCGACCTCGATGTCAAAGGTTTAACAATCGCTTACATGCTTCATGAAAGGTATCGCGATTACTGGCACCCTTGGGGTATGACGCGCCAAGCAGTAGCGTGGTGGAGAAAGAATCGCGGGATATATCGTGATGAGGGCAAGCAAAATAAACGATACGGGTTATCTTTTTCGAACGATGAAATCAGAGCGTTGAAAAATATGAAACTTGCTTGGGATGAACAACTGATCGAGATGTTACTGGCAAACGAACAGGGTTCAAGATATCCAATCAAAATCTTTCAAGAAATGCTCATTTCGCTGCTGTGGGAGGAGTTTGAAAGTCATTCATCTCTATAA
- the pyrR gene encoding bifunctional pyr operon transcriptional regulator/uracil phosphoribosyltransferase PyrR — translation MKKQAEILDEQAIRRALTRIAHEIIERNKGIEDCILIGIRTRGIYIAERLAKRIEQIEGSSIPVGEVDITLYRDDLTVNHEDNEPTLKSTSLPQNVTNKKVILVDDVLYTGRTVRAAMDALIDLGRPAQIQLAVLIDRGHRELPIRPDYVGKNVPTSRSEIVNVELLEVDKVDKVSITKK, via the coding sequence TTGAAAAAACAAGCTGAAATTCTTGATGAACAAGCAATTAGAAGAGCATTGACACGAATTGCGCATGAAATTATCGAAAGAAATAAAGGCATCGAAGATTGTATTCTTATCGGAATTCGAACGAGAGGGATTTACATCGCTGAACGATTGGCGAAAAGAATTGAACAAATCGAAGGCTCCAGCATACCCGTTGGAGAAGTAGACATTACGCTCTATCGTGATGATCTGACTGTAAACCATGAAGACAATGAACCAACGCTGAAATCAACTTCCCTTCCACAAAATGTAACAAATAAAAAAGTAATTTTAGTTGATGACGTTCTTTATACTGGCAGAACAGTTCGAGCAGCAATGGATGCATTAATTGATTTAGGCCGTCCTGCTCAAATTCAATTAGCCGTACTTATCGATCGCGGCCACCGTGAACTGCCGATTCGTCCCGATTACGTCGGAAAAAATGTTCCAACTTCACGCTCTGAAATTGTGAATGTTGAATTGTTGGAAGTCGATAAAGTGGATAAAGTAAGCATAACGAAGAAATAA
- a CDS encoding aspartate carbamoyltransferase catalytic subunit yields MQDLLEMKEISTKDIYEILHEAALFEKGMTWEPKKKMFAANLFFEPSTRTRFSFEVAEKKLGLDVLHFSAEHSSVQKGESLYDTVRTLEEIGANVVVIRHADECFYHSLKGNISIPIINAGDGCGNHPTQSLLDLMTIRQEFGIFEGLNIAINGDVKHSRVARSNAEVLKRLGANVKFSGPIEWWDASLGEYIDFDQAVEEADVLMMLRIQHERHNMNNMELSVHEYHQKFGLTIERSQRMKKDSIIMHPAPVNRGVEIAPELVESPKSRIFKQVKNGVFVRMAVLKRAVASLAYERGEGIWELC; encoded by the coding sequence ATGCAAGATTTATTGGAAATGAAAGAAATATCAACTAAAGATATTTATGAAATCCTTCATGAAGCAGCATTATTTGAAAAAGGGATGACATGGGAACCCAAGAAAAAAATGTTTGCCGCGAATCTTTTTTTTGAGCCTAGCACGAGAACAAGATTTAGCTTTGAAGTGGCAGAAAAAAAGCTCGGGCTTGATGTCCTGCATTTTTCCGCCGAACATTCAAGCGTTCAAAAAGGCGAAAGCTTATATGATACAGTTCGGACATTAGAAGAAATAGGTGCAAATGTTGTTGTCATCCGCCATGCTGACGAATGCTTCTATCATTCGTTAAAAGGAAATATTTCGATTCCAATCATTAACGCCGGTGACGGATGCGGCAACCACCCAACACAATCATTATTGGATTTAATGACAATCAGGCAGGAATTTGGCATTTTTGAAGGTTTGAATATTGCCATCAATGGGGATGTGAAACATAGCCGAGTCGCGCGTTCCAATGCAGAGGTTTTGAAAAGGTTAGGTGCGAACGTGAAGTTCTCTGGTCCAATCGAATGGTGGGATGCTTCATTAGGTGAATACATCGATTTTGACCAAGCTGTTGAGGAAGCGGATGTCCTTATGATGCTTCGAATTCAGCATGAACGCCACAATATGAATAATATGGAACTATCGGTTCATGAATACCATCAAAAATTCGGACTGACAATCGAACGTTCTCAAAGAATGAAAAAAGATAGCATTATTATGCACCCCGCTCCAGTAAACCGTGGGGTAGAGATTGCTCCCGAACTTGTTGAATCGCCAAAATCAAGGATCTTTAAACAAGTGAAAAATGGCGTATTTGTTCGCATGGCCGTTTTAAAGAGAGCAGTAGCAAGCTTGGCATATGAGAGGGGAGAAGGCATATGGGAACTTTGTTAA
- a CDS encoding dihydroorotase has protein sequence MGTLLKNGRIVTDRNELECCDILIEDGFIEKVAETIEQETDAVVIDLEGQLVIPGMVDLHVHLREPGGEHKETIETGTKAAARGGFTTIAAMPNTRPVPDDKETLLKLKERIEKTAVVRVLPYASITKRQIGEELTDFDALKEAGAFAFTDDGVGVQNAGKMLEAMKEAQSVNAAIVAHCEENTLINKGSVHEGSFSKQHSLHGIPSVCESVHIARDVLLAEAAHAHYHVCHISTKESVRAVRDAKRAGINVTAEVTPHHLLLCDEDIPSSLDPNYKMNPPLRGKEDRDALIEGLLDGTIDFIATDHAPHTEEEKSVGIERAPFGIVGLETAFPLLYTNLVEKGILTLKQLVDFLTIKPAQAFELPYGRLQEGSIADIAVIDLNNEIAIDPDKFLSKGKNTPFKGWECKGWPTLTISEGNIVWQHTE, from the coding sequence ATGGGAACTTTGTTAAAAAACGGGCGAATCGTAACGGATCGCAACGAACTGGAATGTTGTGACATTTTAATTGAAGATGGATTCATTGAAAAAGTTGCTGAAACGATAGAACAGGAAACAGATGCAGTTGTGATTGATTTGGAAGGGCAACTTGTTATTCCTGGAATGGTTGATTTGCATGTGCATTTACGCGAGCCTGGAGGGGAGCATAAAGAAACGATCGAAACAGGGACAAAGGCAGCCGCAAGAGGTGGTTTTACAACGATTGCTGCCATGCCGAATACAAGGCCGGTTCCTGATGACAAAGAAACACTTTTAAAATTAAAGGAACGCATTGAAAAAACGGCTGTCGTTCGTGTTCTTCCGTATGCTTCGATAACGAAAAGGCAAATTGGTGAAGAGCTTACAGATTTTGACGCTTTAAAAGAAGCTGGAGCATTCGCTTTTACAGATGACGGCGTGGGAGTTCAAAACGCCGGAAAAATGTTAGAAGCGATGAAAGAAGCTCAAAGTGTAAATGCAGCGATTGTGGCCCATTGCGAAGAAAATACGCTCATCAACAAAGGCTCCGTACATGAGGGAAGTTTTTCGAAACAGCATTCATTACATGGCATTCCATCTGTTTGCGAATCCGTTCATATTGCGCGTGATGTTTTGCTTGCTGAAGCGGCCCATGCTCACTATCATGTATGCCATATTAGCACGAAAGAGTCAGTTCGCGCTGTGAGAGACGCAAAACGGGCGGGTATCAACGTAACAGCGGAAGTGACGCCGCACCATTTATTGCTTTGTGATGAAGATATTCCATCAAGCCTTGATCCGAATTACAAAATGAATCCGCCATTAAGAGGGAAAGAAGATCGCGACGCGTTGATTGAAGGCCTTTTAGACGGGACAATTGACTTTATCGCAACAGACCATGCACCGCATACGGAAGAAGAAAAATCGGTCGGAATTGAACGTGCGCCGTTTGGAATTGTTGGCCTTGAAACAGCTTTTCCTCTCCTTTATACAAATTTAGTCGAGAAAGGCATTCTGACATTAAAGCAACTTGTCGATTTCCTTACAATCAAGCCGGCTCAAGCTTTCGAGTTGCCATATGGAAGGCTGCAAGAAGGCAGCATTGCTGATATTGCGGTCATTGACCTTAACAATGAAATCGCAATTGACCCAGATAAATTTCTATCAAAAGGGAAAAACACGCCGTTCAAAGGCTGGGAATGCAAAGGTTGGCCAACTTTAACAATTTCTGAAGGAAACATTGTTTGGCAGCATACAGAATAA